A genomic window from Longimicrobium sp. includes:
- a CDS encoding phage tail protein, with protein MIRLRALAAEPHPEGNRIDLAWVHPDPAGFPRVRVVRREGTHPTAPGDGVVVSGPRDEPSWEPLPGGERAYRLADTGLPGGRVYYYALFPYDAVPSGGPPEPENRAASLAVDPAGHAGRMEDLLPAVYRRYDQAAALRNPAGLEPEDRGKGPLRRLLDVTGSQLDLLQGLARALLDSADPDRVDGRLLPLLAEWIGWPTDHRLEVAEQRSELRQAPFVYHTVGIIPTLEATVKRVLGWESRVKEFAHNVVLTNHPERLNLWARERRADGTWAGPPEPFALHEAYEGRPAAARANDGTLWLFFHTLRKGRWAVWTKTRPPGGAWTPSRPLSDGDRGARHPAAALVGTTLWAFWDTYDPAADAWAVEARTRTGSGEWTPGALPWSGAAPRRWPAAAADAQGGLWLFWMERADGRWRMRFSRRAGGAWSAPRYLPDGAGVEADPFVLAHPAGQVWLLWARRAAGPAPGQTRWEVAYRVKAGLDPSVSDWGPVRTLPRPDPDADDREPAARWDGARLELFWSSTRDRSWSVWRAMLDPAAWTWGAAEEVTGNPYTERAPLPVPLDDGGTLVLHRSNRGVGYASTVYGATRTLDHRYAGATSADTRNGPKFALRGSFEDFAAYTYDAGVGGRRDDRNWYARDTVGVYLTPTSDDPTALQRGRGVVEQALRQFLPAQVRAVLVIEQAPYAEKVYTYDFPRDPEQRRIGENTFDNPLPERYPAALGDGYLDAVPGWSWIRSWSPATPGHRTVNFAAAPVTTPHRTWHVAVRPGG; from the coding sequence GTGATCCGCCTGCGCGCGCTGGCCGCGGAGCCCCACCCGGAGGGGAACCGCATCGACCTGGCCTGGGTGCACCCGGACCCGGCCGGGTTCCCCCGCGTGCGCGTGGTGCGCCGCGAGGGCACGCACCCCACGGCGCCCGGCGACGGCGTGGTGGTGAGCGGGCCGCGCGACGAGCCGTCCTGGGAGCCCCTGCCGGGCGGGGAGCGGGCGTACCGGCTGGCCGACACGGGGCTGCCGGGCGGGCGCGTCTACTACTACGCCCTCTTCCCGTACGACGCCGTCCCCTCCGGCGGGCCGCCGGAGCCGGAGAACCGCGCGGCCTCGCTGGCCGTCGACCCCGCGGGGCACGCGGGGCGGATGGAGGACCTGCTCCCCGCCGTCTACCGCCGCTACGACCAGGCCGCGGCCCTGCGCAACCCCGCGGGGCTGGAGCCGGAGGACCGGGGCAAGGGGCCGCTCCGCCGCCTGCTCGACGTCACGGGGAGCCAGCTGGACCTGCTGCAGGGGCTCGCGCGGGCCCTGCTGGACTCGGCCGACCCCGACCGCGTGGACGGCCGGCTCCTCCCCCTGCTGGCGGAGTGGATCGGCTGGCCCACCGACCACCGGCTGGAGGTGGCCGAGCAGAGGAGCGAGCTGCGCCAGGCGCCGTTCGTCTACCACACGGTGGGGATCATCCCCACCCTGGAGGCCACGGTCAAGCGGGTGCTGGGGTGGGAGAGCCGGGTGAAGGAGTTCGCCCACAACGTGGTGCTCACCAACCACCCGGAGCGGCTGAACCTGTGGGCCCGCGAGCGCAGGGCGGACGGGACGTGGGCGGGCCCGCCCGAGCCCTTCGCGCTGCACGAGGCGTACGAGGGGCGCCCGGCCGCGGCGCGGGCGAACGACGGCACCCTCTGGCTCTTCTTCCACACCCTGCGCAAGGGGCGCTGGGCGGTGTGGACCAAGACGCGGCCCCCCGGCGGCGCCTGGACCCCCAGCCGCCCTCTCTCCGACGGCGACCGCGGGGCCCGGCACCCCGCGGCCGCCCTGGTGGGGACCACGCTGTGGGCGTTCTGGGACACGTACGACCCGGCCGCCGACGCGTGGGCGGTCGAGGCCCGCACCCGCACCGGGAGCGGGGAGTGGACGCCGGGCGCGCTCCCGTGGAGCGGCGCCGCGCCCCGCCGCTGGCCCGCGGCCGCGGCCGACGCCCAGGGCGGGCTCTGGCTCTTCTGGATGGAGCGCGCCGACGGGCGCTGGCGGATGCGCTTCTCCCGCCGGGCGGGGGGCGCGTGGTCGGCCCCGCGCTACCTCCCCGACGGCGCGGGCGTGGAGGCGGACCCGTTCGTCCTGGCCCACCCGGCGGGGCAGGTGTGGCTCCTGTGGGCGCGGCGCGCCGCCGGCCCCGCGCCGGGGCAGACGCGCTGGGAGGTGGCGTACCGGGTGAAGGCGGGGCTGGACCCGTCCGTGTCGGACTGGGGCCCCGTGCGCACCCTCCCCCGGCCGGACCCGGACGCCGACGACCGCGAGCCGGCGGCCCGCTGGGACGGCGCCCGCCTGGAGCTCTTCTGGAGCAGCACCCGCGACCGCAGCTGGTCGGTCTGGCGCGCCATGCTCGACCCCGCGGCCTGGACGTGGGGCGCGGCCGAGGAGGTGACGGGGAACCCGTACACCGAGCGGGCGCCGCTCCCCGTCCCCCTGGACGACGGGGGGACGCTCGTCCTGCACCGCTCCAACCGCGGCGTGGGGTACGCCAGCACCGTCTACGGGGCCACGCGCACCCTGGACCACCGCTACGCCGGCGCCACCAGCGCCGACACCCGCAACGGGCCCAAGTTCGCCCTGCGGGGGAGCTTCGAGGACTTCGCCGCCTACACCTACGACGCGGGGGTCGGGGGGCGGCGCGACGACCGGAACTGGTACGCCCGCGACACGGTGGGCGTGTACCTCACGCCCACGAGCGACGACCCCACCGCGCTGCAGCGGGGGCGGGGCGTCGTCGAGCAGGCCCTCCGGCAGTTCCTTCCCGCGCAGGTGCGGGCCGTCCTGGTCATCGAGCAGGCCCCGTACGCCGAGAAGGTCTACACCTACGACTTCCCGCGCGACCCGGAGCAGCGCCGGATCGGCGAGAACACCTTCGACAACCCGCTCCCCGAGCGCTACCCAGCGGCGCTCGGCGACGGCTACCTGGACGCGGTGCCGGGGTGGAGCTGGATCCGCAGCTGGAGCCCGGCCACCCCGGGGCACCGCACGGTGAACTTCGCCGCCGCGCCCGTAACCACACCGCACCGCACCTGGCACGTCGCCGTGCGGCCGGGAGGATGA
- a CDS encoding baseplate J/gp47 family protein, which translates to MAETTRTGGQGALDYLARDYDSLLRSMREMIPRKLPEWTEYESEADFGNVLLQLFAHMGDILSYYQDRVAGEAFLGTARTRRSVIQHLRLIGYRLATAAPASASLDIAFPATCEETVVLRRGDAFATKSTRERPSVRFEYTPEQPLLIDCRALAVDDATGKKLYRGVPVEEGRLVEREFLGTSDGTPDQRFPLASPRLILRSLGPGQAIHRDLVVLTELGGVITEWTVRESLAFSRADQPDVAVEVDEDDRAVVQFGDGALGKIPEAGASVTATYRVGGGAHGNVPAGSIGTVVDAPQLSLLAADVTNPAPATGGAERESIEHAVRHAPSVFRSLRRAVTAADYRALALQLGGVGKVRSEATNWNTVTLYVAPQGGGHVSDVLQASLLAYFEDKRPITTTIEVEDVDYVAVYVTAEVGVKGYYSAGRVKEQVERAGAALLAFENVDFGQTVYLSKFYEAIENIDGVAYVNITEFRRGDGAAAFEATGKLVMGPNEIPTAPGDDPAYAAGIRVVLPEELAG; encoded by the coding sequence ATGGCCGAGACCACGCGCACCGGGGGGCAGGGGGCGCTCGACTACCTGGCGCGGGACTACGACAGCCTCCTGCGCTCCATGCGGGAGATGATCCCGCGCAAGCTCCCGGAATGGACGGAGTACGAGTCCGAGGCCGACTTCGGCAACGTGCTCCTGCAGCTGTTCGCCCACATGGGCGACATCCTGAGCTACTACCAGGACCGCGTCGCCGGCGAGGCGTTCCTGGGCACGGCCCGCACGCGCCGGAGCGTCATCCAGCACCTGCGGCTGATCGGCTACCGGCTGGCCACCGCCGCGCCCGCCTCCGCGTCGCTCGACATCGCCTTCCCCGCCACCTGCGAGGAGACGGTGGTGCTGCGCCGCGGCGACGCCTTCGCGACGAAGAGCACGCGCGAGCGCCCCAGCGTGCGCTTCGAGTACACCCCCGAGCAGCCCCTGCTCATCGACTGCAGGGCGCTCGCGGTCGACGACGCCACGGGGAAGAAGCTCTACCGCGGCGTGCCGGTGGAGGAGGGGCGGCTGGTGGAGCGCGAGTTCCTGGGCACCTCCGACGGCACGCCCGACCAGCGCTTCCCGCTCGCCAGCCCGCGGCTCATCCTGCGCTCGCTGGGGCCGGGCCAGGCGATCCACCGCGACCTGGTGGTGCTCACCGAGCTCGGCGGGGTGATCACGGAGTGGACCGTGCGCGAGAGCCTGGCCTTCAGCCGCGCCGACCAGCCGGACGTGGCCGTGGAGGTGGACGAGGACGACCGCGCCGTGGTGCAGTTCGGCGACGGGGCGCTGGGGAAGATCCCCGAGGCGGGCGCCTCCGTCACGGCCACCTACCGGGTGGGCGGCGGCGCGCACGGCAACGTCCCCGCCGGGAGCATCGGCACGGTGGTGGACGCGCCCCAGCTCTCGCTCCTGGCCGCCGACGTCACCAACCCGGCGCCCGCCACGGGCGGCGCCGAGCGCGAGAGCATCGAGCACGCCGTGAGGCACGCCCCCTCGGTCTTCCGGTCGCTCCGCCGCGCCGTCACGGCCGCCGACTACCGCGCCCTGGCCCTGCAGCTGGGCGGCGTGGGGAAGGTGCGCTCCGAGGCCACCAACTGGAACACGGTGACGCTGTACGTGGCCCCCCAGGGCGGCGGCCACGTGAGCGACGTGCTGCAGGCGAGCCTGCTGGCGTACTTCGAGGACAAGCGCCCGATCACCACCACCATCGAGGTGGAGGACGTGGACTACGTGGCCGTGTACGTCACGGCCGAGGTGGGGGTCAAGGGTTACTACTCGGCGGGGCGGGTGAAGGAGCAGGTGGAGCGGGCGGGCGCGGCGCTCCTGGCCTTCGAGAACGTGGACTTCGGGCAGACCGTCTACCTGAGCAAGTTCTACGAGGCGATCGAGAACATCGACGGCGTGGCCTACGTGAACATCACCGAGTTCCGCCGCGGCGACGGGGCCGCGGCCTTCGAGGCCACCGGCAAGCTGGTGATGGGGCCCAACGAGATCCCCACGGCGCCCGGCGACGACCCGGCGTACGCGGCGGGGATCCGCGTGGTGCTCCCCGAGGAGCTCGCCGGGTGA
- a CDS encoding GPW/gp25 family protein translates to MATAVTAGPAARRSFPFPFVPDLGGRVSAEGGDEAIRAKIVQVLFTAPGERVHKPEFGCGLFRLVFDPADAVLAAATEFTVGQALARWLADDIVVDAVQVEAVDAGVAVQVAYTRKSDLARQAVRIQFR, encoded by the coding sequence CGGCGGTCGTTCCCGTTCCCCTTCGTCCCCGACCTCGGGGGGCGGGTGAGCGCCGAGGGCGGCGACGAGGCGATCCGGGCCAAGATCGTCCAGGTGCTCTTCACGGCGCCGGGCGAGCGGGTGCACAAGCCGGAGTTCGGGTGCGGGCTCTTCCGCCTGGTGTTCGACCCCGCCGACGCGGTGCTGGCCGCGGCCACGGAGTTCACCGTGGGGCAGGCGCTGGCCCGCTGGCTGGCGGACGACATCGTGGTGGACGCGGTGCAGGTGGAGGCGGTGGACGCGGGCGTGGCCGTGCAGGTGGCCTACACCCGTAAGTCGGACCTCGCCCGCCAGGCCGTGCGCATCCAGTTCCGGTAG